One region of Rhizoctonia solani chromosome 9, complete sequence genomic DNA includes:
- a CDS encoding Retrotransposon gag protein, with protein MSFNQMSDCKLLDMVAQNMIILKKEFLQLQGAYEAQGDQLALMRAELEEHCKQSRNQHLFYSNQIQGAAASIQAVQDQLLHISITCPTAPPPPPPPAGTGTATTSHNPPSAVMSSNSDLKFAKPNKFSGKKEDALNFIIACQAYIRAKGANQSHKEKILWVTSYFEGAAEDWVCPYKERKVFRGEAVPLLEDIDTFWAEFTKHYVDTNRNEKYCQKWNNLRQKALVQEYTCEFQQYSVSLGYSDKTLRERYYNGLKNDIKDIMLSTMFQWRCATAQQVYDKAEEIANHIESTRLSNPLVSTICNPSSAAPTSNPTPTCTCLNVGDNVYMIDPTTCCAKKGAITSIVRTTLGNMPNVRWNGESKDTMIPFPSLKKDERPAAAAPVKPIIAPTPVLASNSKGPGPMDLDGRGFSNLTCHVCGGKGHFARNCPSKPMSGHVANVEWSWERPKEENQIEVVSDEEELGKGKAKAD; from the coding sequence ATGTCTTTCAATCAAATGTCAGATTGCAAACTTCTTGATATGGTTGCACAGAATATGATTATATTAAAAAAAGAATTCTTGCAACTACAAGGAGCTTATGAGGCACAAGGGGACCAATTAGCTCTAATGAGGGCTGAATTAGAAGAACATTGCAAGCAGTCACGCAATCAACACCTTTTTTATTCTAATCAGATCCAAGGGGCTGCCGCATCCATccaggctgtgcaagatcagTTACTTCATATATCCATTACTTGTCCTACagccccacctccaccacctcctcctGCTGGCACTGGCACAGCCACCACCTCCCACAATCCTCCATCTGCTGTAATGTCTTCCAACTCTGATTTAAAATTTGCCAAACCCAATAAGTTCAGCGGCAAAAAAGAAGACGCCCTCAATTTCATTATTGCCTGTCAAGCTTACATAAGGGCAAAGGGGGCCAACCAATCCCACAAAGAAAAAATTCTGTGGGTTACATCATATTTTGAAGGAGCTGCTGAGGACTGGGTTTGTCCAtataaggaaaggaaggtgttcagggGAGAAGCAGTTCCTCTTCTAGAAGATATTGATACGTTTTGGGCCGAATTTACCAAACATTATGTGGACACTAACCGCAATGAGAAATAttgccaaaaatggaacaacttGCGGCAGAAGGCTTTGGTCCAAGAATATACTTGTGAATTCCAACAATACTCAGTGTCCTTGGGTTACAGTGACAAAACCTTGCGTGAAAGGTATTACAATGGCCTTAAAAATGAcatcaaggacatcatgctctccaccatgttccaatggcgttgCGCCACAGCTCAGCAAGTTTATGATAAGGCAGAGGAGATTGCAAATCATATTGAATCCACTCGTCTGTCCAATCCATTGGTCTCCACTATTTGTAACCCTTCCTCTGCTGCCCCCACTTCcaaccccactcccacttgTACTTGTCTTAATGTTGGAGATAATGTATATATGATTGATCCTACCACTTGttgcgccaagaaaggcgccaTTACTTCAATTGTGCGCACTACTTTGGGCAACATGCCAAATGTTAGGTGGAATGGAGAATCTAAAGACACAATGATTCCATTCCCCTCCCTTAAAAAGGATGAACGCCCCGCTGCAGCCGCCCCAGTTAAGCCCATTATTGCTCCCACTCCTGTTCTGGCTTCAAACTCTAAGGGACCAGGCCCCATGGATTTGGATGGAAGAGGATTTTCAAACCTTACATGCCATGTATGCGGCGGAAAAGGTCATTTTGCACGCAATTGTCCCtccaagcccatgtctggacatgtggctaatgttgaatggtcttgggaaaggcctaaagaagaaaatcAGATTGAAGTTGTttctgatgaggaggagttgggaaaaggaaaagccaaggctgactaa